The sequence below is a genomic window from Amycolatopsis sulphurea.
AGGCTGACCGTGTGGCCACTGGGGTAGGCGAGCGTGCCGTCCTTCCAGCGGCCGAAGATCGGCTTCAGCACCCACGTGTTGAGTGCGACGGCGAGCACCGGCGCGGCGACCGCGAGTATCACGTCCTCCCGCCGGCGCAGGTACCAGGCGGCGCCGGCGATCAGCGCGATGGCCGGGATCACCAGGTAGGGCTCGGTCGGCAGGACGAGCACGTCGAGCAGCCGTTCGCTCAGCTCCCCGGTGCGGTCGGTGGCCCAGGTGTCGAGCGATCCCGGTGCGCGGGGTACGACCAGCAAGCCGAGCACAACGGCGGCGAGCGCGCCGAGCACGGCGACGAAGAGAAGTACCCGTCTGACGGTCACTCATGCGAGCGTACGGGAGCCGTGAAAGCTGTGAAGGGGCCCTTCACGGACTCTGATTCCGTGAAGGGCCCCTTCACAGCCCTTCAGGCTTGGACCACCTGGGTGATGGCATCGAGGCCACGGTCCAGCTCGGCTCGGGTGATCACCAACGGAGGGGCGATCCGCAGCGTGGTGTCCTGGGTTTCCTTGCACAGCACGCCGAGCCCGGCCAGCGCCTCGGACGCGGCCCGGCCGGACGGCCCGCCCGGGGCCAGGTCGATGCCCGCCCACAGCCCGCGACCGCGGACCTCGGCCAGCCCGTGGCCGACGAGTTTCCCGAGCCGCTGCCGCAGATGCTCGCCGAGTTCGGTGGACCGCCGCTGGAACTCGCCGGTGTTCAGCAACCGGATCACGGCGCGGCCGACCGCGCAGGCCAGCGGATTGCCGCCGAAGGTCGAGCCGTGCTCGCCGGGCTTGAGCACGCCGAGCACCGCGCGGCTGCCGACCACCGCGGACACCGGCAGGATGCCGCCGCCGAGGGCCTTGCCGAGGGTGTACAGGTCGGCGCGCACGCCTTCGTGGTCCAGCGCCAGCACCGTGCCGGTGCGGGCGAGCCCGGACTGGATCTCGTCAGCGATCAGCAGCACGCCCTCCTCGTCGCACGCCCGGCGGACCTCGGCGAAGAACCCGGCGGGCGGCACGATCACGCCCGCCTCGCCCTGGATCGGTTCGAGCAGGACCGCCGCGGTTCGGGGAGTGATCGCGGCGCGCACGGCATCCGCGTCGCCGTAGGGGACGGTGACGAACCCCGGGGTGAACGGGCCGAAGTCGGCGCGGGCGGTCTCGTCGGTGGAGAAGGACACGATGGTGGTGGTCCGGCCGTGGAAGTTGGCACCGGCCACGATGATCTCCGCGGTGCCGTCCGGGACGCCCTTGATCCGGTGCGCCCACTTGCGGGCCAGCTTCACCGCGGACTCCACGGCCTCCGCGCCGGAGTTCATCGGCAGCACCATCTCGGTGCCGGTCAGCTCCGCCAGCTCGCGGCAGAACAGGCCGAACTGGTCGTGGTGGAACGCCCGCGAGGTGAGCGTGACCCGGCCGAGCTGCTCGGTCACGGCGGTGATCAGGTCCGGATGCCGGTGCCCGAAGTTCAGCGCCGAATAGCCGGACAGGAAGTCGAGATAGGACTTTCCGTCGACGTCGGTCACCGTGGCGCCCGCGGCTTCGGCGATGACGACCGGCAGCGGATGGTAGTTTTGCGCGCTCCAGTGCTCGTCGAGCGCGAGGTAGCCGTCGGTGGAAGCGGGGAGGCCGGTACCGGCGAACGTCGTCATGCGTTCAGGCTAGATGGCCTAGGCGGAGAGTTCATCCGGGAAACGTTGCTTACACCGGTTGTTCGTTGCGCACTCCGGACTGAGCACGGTGATTCGCTGCGTAACCATGCCAACGGGTGACCGCTGGCCCGGGTACGGCCGTGAACTGCCGGTTATCGTTCTTTGAATGGCGAAGAAGGCGAAGGAGAACGCGAACCGGGTCCGTGCCGCGCTCTTGGCGGACGGCGAGTTGCCGGACCCCGGTTCGTTGCCGGTCGGGCCGGGCAAGAAGGGCAAAGGCGCGAAGCGGCTCGCGTCGGCCGGCGAGCGGCTGGCCGGGCTGCAGGAGGCGCTGTTCGCGGAGGGTTCCGGCGGCGGAGAGCGCAGCGTCCTGCTCGTGTTGCAGGGCATGGACACCTCCGGCAAGGGCGGCACCGTCGGGCATGTGCTCGGCCTGGTGAACCCGATGGGCGTGCAGTACACGGGATTCAAGAAGCCCACCGCCGCCGAACGACGCCACGATTTCCTGTGGCGCATCCGCCGGCGGCTGCCCGCTCCGGGCCACCTCGGCGTCTTCGATCGCTCGCACTACGAGGACATCCTGGTGCCGCGCGTCACCGGGGAGCTTGCCGCAGCCGACCGGCGCCGCCGCTACACCGAGATCAACGCCTTCGAGCGCGAGCTGACGGAGGCGGGCACCACGCTGGTCAAGGTCTTCCTGCACATTTCCCCGGAGGAGCAGCTGCGGCGCCTGACCGCGCGGCTGGACCGGCCGGAGAAGCGCTGGAAGTTCGACCCCTCCGATGTGGAAGCCCGCCGCCTGTGGCCGGCCTACCAGGCCGCCTACGCGGATCTGCTGAAGCGGACCTCGACCGCGCACGCGCCGTGGTACGTGGTGCCCGCCGACCGCAAGTGGTATCGGAACTGGGCGGTGGCCGAGCTGCTCACCGAGACCTTCGCCGAGCTGGATCCGCAGTTCCCCGAGCCGGGCTACGACGTGGCGCAGCAGCGGGCCGCGCTGCAGCATGTTGGCGCGAGCGGCTGATCTTCTGAAAGAGTGCGGGTCGTGACCGACTCCGCGCTCGACGACGTTCCGTTCCTCCGCCGCCAGGCCCGCACCCAGCGTTTCACCCTCGGCGCGCCCAAGCAGTTCCGGGTCGCGCCGGACGGCTCGCGGGTGGTGTTCCTGCGCACGGCTTCGGGCACCGACCCGCGGCACAGCCTGTGGTCGTTCGATCCGGCGGACGGCCGGGAGACGCTGCTGGTCGACGCGGCCGAGCTGCTGCCGGGGGAGGAGGACCTGCCGCCCGAGGAGCGGGCGCGGCGGGAGCGGGCTCGCGAGACCGGGGGCGGGGTGGTGGCCTTCGACGTCGACAGCGCGTTCACGCTCGTCACGTTCACTTTGTCCGGCAAGCTCTACACGCTGGACCTGGCCACCGGCACCACCCGGATGCTGGTCGACGGGTCCGTGATCGATCCGCGGCCGAACCCGGCCGGGACGCATGTCGCCTACGTGCGCGACCGTCGGCTGCGCGTGATCGAGCTGGCCACCGGCGAGGACCGGGCGCTGGCCGAGGAGGACGGCGAGGACGTCACGTGGGGGCTCGCGGAGTTCATCGCCGCTGAGGAGATGGACCGCGTCCGCGGGTACTGGTGGGCGCCGGACGGGCGCCGCCTGCTCGTCGAGCGGTCCGATCGCGGTCCGGTGCCGCGCTGGACGATCGGGGACCCGGCGAACCCGCAGCGGCCCGCGAACGTGGTGGCCTACCCGGCCGCCGGTACGCCGAACGCCGAGGTGTCGCTCGCCGTGCTCGGGCTCGACGGCAGCCGCGTCGACGTGGCCGGCGGGGATTGGGAATACCTGGTCGCCGTGCACTGGTCGGCCGGTGGGCAGCCGCTGCTTTCGGTGCAGCCGCGGGATCAGCAGGCGCTCACGGTGCTGGCTCTGGACCCGGCCGACGGATCGGTGACCGAGCTGCACACCGAGACCGACGAGCACTGGGTGGAGATCGTGCAGGGCGTGCCGGCCTGGACGCCGGACGGCAGGCTGGTCGTGGAGAGCGCCGCGGACGGAGACCACCGGCTCGTCGTCGGCGGCACGCCGGTGACTCCGCCGGGCATGCAGCTGCGCGCGGTGCTCCACGTCGGCGACGAAATCCTTTTCACCGCTTCGGAAGACGATCCGACGCAGATTCACGTGTACCGCGCGGGAAGCGACGGCGTGCGTCGACTGTCCACTCAGGACGGCGTGCACGCCGGGGCGGGCCGTGCGGAGCTGACCGTGCTGACCGCGTGGAGCCTGGAGTACAGCGGTCCGCGCGTCAGCGTGCTGCGAGACGGTGCGGTGGCAGGGACGATCGCGTCGTCCACTGTGGACCCGGAGATCGTGCCGAATCTGACCTGGCTCACGCTGGGGGAGCGTGGTCTGCGCGCGGCTTTGGTGCTGCCGCGGGGATACGAACCGAGCGAAGGTCGGCTGCCGGTGCTGCTCGACCCGTACGGCGGTCCGCACGCGCAGCGGGTTTTGCAGAGCCGCAACGCTTTCCTGACGCCGCAGTGGCTGGCGGACCAGGGTTTCGCGGTGCTGGTCGTGGACGGGCGCGGTTCGCCGGGGCGTGGTCCGGCCTGGGAGAAAGCGATCGCCGGAAAGCTCGCGGATGTGACGCTGGCCGACCAGGTCGACGCGCTGCACGCGGCTGCCGAAGCGTATCCGGAGCTGGATCTGGAACGGGTCGCCATCCGCGGCTGGTCCTACGGCGGGTACCTGTCCGCGCTCGCCGTGCTTCGCCGTCCGGATGTGTTCCATGCCGCGGTCGCCGGTGCGCCGGTCACCGATTGGTCGTTGTACGACACGCATTACACCGAGCGTTACCTCGGCACCCCGGAGTCCGAACCGGACAGTTACGAGCACAACTCGCTCATCGCGGACGCGGGGTCGCTCTCCCGGGCGTTGCTGATCGTGCACGGGCTTGC
It includes:
- the rocD gene encoding ornithine--oxo-acid transaminase, giving the protein MTTFAGTGLPASTDGYLALDEHWSAQNYHPLPVVIAEAAGATVTDVDGKSYLDFLSGYSALNFGHRHPDLITAVTEQLGRVTLTSRAFHHDQFGLFCRELAELTGTEMVLPMNSGAEAVESAVKLARKWAHRIKGVPDGTAEIIVAGANFHGRTTTIVSFSTDETARADFGPFTPGFVTVPYGDADAVRAAITPRTAAVLLEPIQGEAGVIVPPAGFFAEVRRACDEEGVLLIADEIQSGLARTGTVLALDHEGVRADLYTLGKALGGGILPVSAVVGSRAVLGVLKPGEHGSTFGGNPLACAVGRAVIRLLNTGEFQRRSTELGEHLRQRLGKLVGHGLAEVRGRGLWAGIDLAPGGPSGRAASEALAGLGVLCKETQDTTLRIAPPLVITRAELDRGLDAITQVVQA
- a CDS encoding S9 family peptidase, with the protein product MTDSALDDVPFLRRQARTQRFTLGAPKQFRVAPDGSRVVFLRTASGTDPRHSLWSFDPADGRETLLVDAAELLPGEEDLPPEERARRERARETGGGVVAFDVDSAFTLVTFTLSGKLYTLDLATGTTRMLVDGSVIDPRPNPAGTHVAYVRDRRLRVIELATGEDRALAEEDGEDVTWGLAEFIAAEEMDRVRGYWWAPDGRRLLVERSDRGPVPRWTIGDPANPQRPANVVAYPAAGTPNAEVSLAVLGLDGSRVDVAGGDWEYLVAVHWSAGGQPLLSVQPRDQQALTVLALDPADGSVTELHTETDEHWVEIVQGVPAWTPDGRLVVESAADGDHRLVVGGTPVTPPGMQLRAVLHVGDEILFTASEDDPTQIHVYRAGSDGVRRLSTQDGVHAGAGRAELTVLTAWSLEYSGPRVSVLRDGAVAGTIASSTVDPEIVPNLTWLTLGERGLRAALVLPRGYEPSEGRLPVLLDPYGGPHAQRVLQSRNAFLTPQWLADQGFAVLVVDGRGSPGRGPAWEKAIAGKLADVTLADQVDALHAAAEAYPELDLERVAIRGWSYGGYLSALAVLRRPDVFHAAVAGAPVTDWSLYDTHYTERYLGTPESEPDSYEHNSLIADAGSLSRALLIVHGLADDNVFPAHSLRLSSALLAAGRAHVFLPLAGATHMTPQAEEVAENLMRTQVDWILRELNAGRKEQP
- a CDS encoding phosphatase PAP2 family protein gives rise to the protein MTVRRVLLFVAVLGALAAVVLGLLVVPRAPGSLDTWATDRTGELSERLLDVLVLPTEPYLVIPAIALIAGAAWYLRRREDVILAVAAPVLAVALNTWVLKPIFGRWKDGTLAYPSGHTVSLVAVLVVLVLLARPKVLAAIAAILLLGCATIGLVGLGYHYLTDVAGGVCFATAVVTGLRAVLIPRRVPAPSTG
- a CDS encoding PPK2 family polyphosphate kinase, whose translation is MAKKAKENANRVRAALLADGELPDPGSLPVGPGKKGKGAKRLASAGERLAGLQEALFAEGSGGGERSVLLVLQGMDTSGKGGTVGHVLGLVNPMGVQYTGFKKPTAAERRHDFLWRIRRRLPAPGHLGVFDRSHYEDILVPRVTGELAAADRRRRYTEINAFERELTEAGTTLVKVFLHISPEEQLRRLTARLDRPEKRWKFDPSDVEARRLWPAYQAAYADLLKRTSTAHAPWYVVPADRKWYRNWAVAELLTETFAELDPQFPEPGYDVAQQRAALQHVGASG